The Montipora foliosa isolate CH-2021 chromosome 1, ASM3666993v2, whole genome shotgun sequence genome has a window encoding:
- the LOC137977124 gene encoding ras-related protein Rab-38-like, protein MEMTTFEGSLVSEEPETCEDATSLDRKEKELPLKIICIGGFTGGVGTKGVLIDDYLHVWPPVMTYRAPLIGVKFYIKSIKWRRSEEDDPISIKLQFWEIAEQERFSNMVGVYFRDSLGALVFWGTRRPSSLDEALLWREKVKEVCPSVPCVLVTDNISKEPLEWIGPGRMFDSDLALEKFCNNKGFVDHFEIKTRDWESGENSVFGQAVHRLLNEIFKNQSIE, encoded by the coding sequence ATGGAAATGACGACGTTTGAAGGAAGTTTGGTTTCGGAAGAGCCGGAAACATGCGAAGATGCTACGAGTTTGgacaggaaagaaaaagaattacCTCTCAAGATAATATGTATTGGTGGCTTTACAGGTGGTGTCGGGACCAAAGGAGTTCTAATCGACGATTACCTTCACGTATGGCCTCCTGTTATGACCTATCGGGCTCCTTTGATTGGAGTGAAGTTCTATATAAAATCGATAAAATGGCGGAGAAGCGAAGAAGACGACCCCATCTCGATAAAGTTACAATTTTGGGAAATAGCCGAGCAAGAACGATTTTCCAACATGGTTGGGGTATATTTTAGAGATAGTCTAGGCGCGTTGGTTTTCTGGGGTACACGTAGGCCGTCTTCGCTCGACGAGGCGCTGCTATGGAGAGAGAAAGTGAAAGAGGTATGTCCGTCGGTTCCGTGTGTGTTGGTTACCGATAACATTAGTAAGGAGCCGTTGGAATGGATTGGACCCGGGAGAATGTTTGACAGTGATTTAGCACTAGAAAAGTTCTGTAATAATAAGGGATTCGTggatcattttgaaatcaaAACAAGAGACTGGGAAAGTGGTGAAAATAGTGTTTTTGGACAAGCTGTGCATCGTCTTCTCAATGAAATTTTCAAGAACCAGTCAATCGAATAA
- the LOC137977129 gene encoding uncharacterized protein, translating to MNVRDSMDSMSSKENGDDLTNTVANEVDDSVSLEDEKEVLRTVEVELTESTDSEDGNPVKEQVNMLEMKTFKRYFRSLSQDDRLEETTEEDPVKIVCVGSCTGEVSNKGVFIKDYLGIKPACRIHPFNSIDFYLKRVNWRRRDNLKNSVSLPVVLQLCEISDLNRLSAMAKVFLQHSQGAMVFWAPRYPDSLKEAVYWRKKIKQDISSRVPCVLVTENLLDSCANSVCWIGPGKVFESELKLDQFSKEHEFADHFEIKSRDWVSREKSVFGQAVNCLLDEIFEANERENKTWM from the coding sequence ATGAATGTGCGGGATTCTATGGATTCCATGAgttcaaaagaaaatggcgacgatCTAACTAACACGGTAGCAAACGAGGTTGATGATTCAGTCAGTTTGGAAGATGAAAAGGAAGTTTTGCGAACCGTCGAAGTGGAACTAACAGAATCAACAGATTCAGAGGACGGAAATCCAGTCAAGGAGCAAGTGAATATGTTGGAAATGAAAACATTTAAGAGATATTTCCGTTCGCTATCACAGGATGACCGATTGGAAGAAACCACAGAGGAAGACCCTGTGAAAATCGTTTGCGTTGGGAGTTGCACAGGCGAAGTCTCAAATAAGGGAGTCTTCATCAAAGATTACCTTGGAATTAAGCCAGCGTGTAGAATCCATCCTTTCAACAGCATCGACTTCTACTTAAAAAGGGTGAATTGGCGACGTCGTGACAACCTGAAAAACTCCGTTAGTTTGCCAGTTGTCTTACAGCTCTGCGAAATCTCTGACCTAAACCGATTGTCAGCAATGGCCAAGGTCTTCTTACAACATAGCCAAGGGGCAATGGTATTTTGGGCACCGCGTTATCCGGATTCACTTAAAGAAGCCGTGTACtggagaaagaaaataaaacaagatatTTCGTCTCGGGTCCCTTGCGTTTTGGTTACAGAAAATCTCTTGGATTCGTGTGCAAATTCAGTGTGTTGGATTGGACCAGGTAAGGTGTTTGAAAGTGAGCTAAAACTGGATCAGTTCTCTAAGGAACATGAATTTGCAGATCATTTTGAAATCAAGTCACGCGATTGGGTATCCAGAGAGAAGAGTGTTTTTGGACAGGCTGTAAATTGTCTGCTTGACGAAATATTTGAGGCCAACGAAAGGGAAAACAAGACTTGGATGTAA
- the LOC138005083 gene encoding E3 ubiquitin-protein ligase TRIM45-like, whose protein sequence is MVNRKVAIRKFKMLYFENERRPGTENLKTKLLAGVKSCEIFRLLFKSSFPLLATRLQPNFWINNFMTLLNIQSSTSSGNFVTCELCDSGDSAGSRCMNCRVFMCKFCETAHRRMNTFKGHQSLSLAEVQKLGSKALVKPAFCGKHAGEALKLFCETCQETICRDCTIVDHREHKYNFIADVSEREREIVQAILRETKTKENAVEKGLFAVKAMAFRVEERIAEVNKEVDVFFDEQVKALENMRRKLKSEVEDQGKVKRNELGSQREALTLSLAQLRSSVEFAERALAEGDDMELLTMKQPLVERLSQLSALQYECIPCKSDYFALQVNKTIMDIGIMVTLLHESVPLAPELDITGQKERFWWYPGDVWSEIGKPTSSKPVFLRSKKTSARHNRKY, encoded by the exons atggtgaATCGCAAGGTGGCAATTCGGAAAtttaaaatgctgtattttgaaAACGAAAGACGTCCCGgaactgaaaacttgaaaacaaaacttctag CCGGTGTGAAATCCTGTGAAATTTTTCGGTTGCTGTTTAAGTCTAGTTTCCCGCTACTGGCCACTAGGCTTCAACCAAATTTCTGGATAAACAACTTCATGACCTTGCTAAACATACAAAGCAGCACTTCATCTGGAAATTTTGTGACCTGTGAATTATGTGACAGCGGCGACTCTGCAGGCTCTCGTTGCATGAACTGCAGAGTTTTCATGTGCAAATTTTGTGAAACTGCACACAGAAGGATGAACACATTCAAAGGTCACCAAAGTTTATCCCTGGCAGAAGTTCAAAAACTTGGATCCAAGGCCCTGGTCAAGCCTGCATTTTGTGGGAAACATGCTGGCGAGGCTTTGAAACTGTTTTGTGAAACATGCCAGGAGACAATCTGCCGGGATTGTACTATTGTAGATCACCGCGAACATAAGTACAACTTTATAGCAGATGTGTCTGAAAGAGAGAGGGAAATCGTTCAAGCCATTCttcgagaaacaaaaacaaaagaaaatgccgTAGAAAAaggactatttgctgttaaagCAATGGCATTTCGCGTCGAGGAGAGGATTGCTGAGGTCAATAAGGAAGTGGATGTGTTTTTCGACGAACAAGTGAAGGCACTGGAGAATATGAGAAGAAAGCTtaagagtgaagtagaagatcAAGGAAAAGTGAAGCGAAACGAGCTTGGAAGCCAAAGGGAAGCACTGACCCTGTCACTAGCCCAGCTGAGAAGTAGTGTTGAGTTTGCTGAAAGAGCTTTGGCTGAAGGGGATGACATGGAGCTCTTGACCATGAAGCAGCCACTTGTTGAACGACTTTCACAACTCAGTGCATTGCAGTATGAGTGCATACCATGCAAAAGCGACTATTTCGCTCTGCAAGTGAACAAAACAATCATGGATATTGGTATAATGGTAACCCTTCTTCACGAATCTGTGCCCCTCGCCCCTGAGTTGGATATTACGGGACAAAAAGAAAGATTCTGGTGGTATCCTGGGGATGTCTGGTCTGAAATAGGTAAACCTACCAGCAGCAAACCAGTTTTTCTGCGCTCTAAAAAAACTTCAGCTCGTCACAATCGCAAGTATTGA